One genomic region from Proteus vulgaris encodes:
- a CDS encoding C40 family peptidase yields MIEQAILAQAKEQAPLEACGLLISTAQGEQYLPCVNQHADPKNHFTISFDDFIRAEQQGEVIAVVHSHPEGQQYLSTLDRQLQVNSALPWWVVCDEKIHCYQPVPHLLGRQFIHGSTDCYGLFRDAYHLAGHELPDFERHDNWWRQGKELYLDNMVSSGFRQVKREAQPGDIILCCYASSRANHAGIYLGNQTILHHIPNQLSKREEYNERWQRMTHSIWRYRDWQPSDFTGICNDLDVALI; encoded by the coding sequence ATGATTGAACAAGCAATTTTGGCGCAGGCAAAAGAGCAAGCGCCCTTAGAAGCATGTGGCTTATTGATAAGTACCGCACAGGGTGAACAGTATTTACCTTGCGTTAATCAGCATGCTGATCCGAAAAACCACTTTACGATTTCTTTTGATGATTTTATTCGAGCCGAACAGCAGGGCGAGGTGATCGCGGTTGTGCATAGTCATCCTGAAGGCCAACAGTACCTCAGCACATTAGATAGACAACTGCAGGTGAACAGCGCATTGCCGTGGTGGGTGGTCTGTGATGAAAAAATTCACTGCTATCAGCCAGTGCCTCATCTCTTAGGTCGCCAATTTATTCATGGCTCAACAGATTGTTATGGGTTGTTTCGTGATGCTTACCATTTGGCAGGACATGAATTGCCTGACTTTGAGCGACATGATAATTGGTGGCGCCAAGGCAAAGAACTGTACCTCGATAATATGGTGAGCAGTGGTTTTCGGCAGGTAAAAAGAGAAGCCCAACCCGGCGATATTATTTTGTGTTGTTATGCCAGCTCTCGCGCTAATCACGCGGGGATCTATTTAGGCAATCAAACGATTTTGCATCACATTCCAAACCAACTTAGCAAACGCGAGGAGTATAACGAACGATGGCAACGAATGACGCACTCAATTTGGCGTTACCGCGATTGGCAACCTTCCGACTTTACGGGAATTTGCAACGATTTGGACGTCGCTTTGATTTAA
- a CDS encoding zinc ribbon domain-containing protein — MKGFGRILLVVGIIAAFAAFNMDVSVPTGYGARVNNIGLMSDKQNYILISCFMIFCGLMMVVFSGRKQQPHDTANSTSVLYVRCPYCAEDIHPEAIKCKHCGSDLLSKNKDEKSITTVSPSDIVIKLKDNYMIDEDGVEKFVSFLSEKYNNDKELLCLSESDINKMMEAIPEEVHESFKRKVKHFIHELNK; from the coding sequence ATGAAAGGTTTCGGAAGGATTTTATTGGTTGTCGGCATTATAGCAGCGTTTGCTGCTTTTAATATGGATGTCAGTGTTCCCACTGGCTATGGGGCTCGCGTAAATAACATTGGTTTAATGTCAGATAAGCAAAATTATATTTTAATTAGCTGTTTTATGATTTTTTGTGGATTAATGATGGTGGTGTTCAGTGGTCGAAAGCAACAGCCTCACGACACAGCTAATTCTACAAGCGTGTTATATGTAAGATGTCCATACTGTGCTGAAGATATACACCCGGAAGCTATAAAATGTAAACATTGTGGAAGTGACTTATTGAGTAAAAATAAGGATGAAAAAAGTATTACTACAGTTTCTCCTTCAGATATTGTTATCAAATTAAAAGATAACTATATGATAGATGAGGATGGTGTTGAGAAATTTGTTTCTTTTCTTTCTGAAAAATACAATAACGATAAGGAATTATTGTGTTTATCTGAAAGTGATATTAATAAAATGATGGAAGCTATCCCAGAAGAAGTTCATGAATCATTTAAGAGAAAAGTAAAACATTTTATTCATGAATTAAATAAGTAG
- a CDS encoding phage minor tail protein L, whose amino-acid sequence MQHIPPEMRISVTELSSTDALLELYEFDLTKIGGIRYRFFDGLNQRKEPLIWQGNTYEPYPVKGEGFSFNGKGPSGRPTITLSNLFGLITGIATQLDSAIGGLVVRRIVSTQFLDAVNFPQGNPNADPSQEIVTRWIIEQMTSLNSVTATFMLATPSETDGLMLPGRVILSDICPWGYRSEECGYKGPPVADEWGKPTTDPLNDKCGKRLSDCKLRKNESRIGAFVSTSRIGNN is encoded by the coding sequence ATGCAACATATTCCTCCTGAAATGCGAATTAGTGTTACCGAACTCTCCTCAACTGATGCTTTGCTTGAGCTTTACGAATTTGATTTAACTAAAATAGGCGGTATTCGGTACCGCTTTTTTGATGGACTCAATCAACGTAAAGAGCCGTTAATCTGGCAAGGAAATACCTATGAGCCTTACCCCGTGAAAGGTGAGGGGTTTTCTTTTAATGGCAAAGGCCCATCAGGGCGACCCACTATTACATTGTCGAATTTATTCGGGCTGATTACAGGGATTGCCACTCAGCTAGATAGTGCAATCGGTGGGCTGGTGGTGCGTCGCATTGTCAGCACACAATTTTTAGATGCAGTAAATTTTCCCCAAGGCAATCCTAATGCTGACCCATCACAAGAGATTGTGACACGTTGGATCATTGAGCAGATGACCAGTTTAAATTCAGTAACCGCTACCTTTATGTTGGCGACACCCAGTGAAACCGACGGATTGATGCTTCCTGGTCGCGTGATTTTGTCGGATATCTGTCCTTGGGGATATCGCTCTGAAGAATGCGGATACAAAGGGCCTCCTGTTGCCGATGAATGGGGAAAACCAACCACCGATCCGTTAAATGATAAATGCGGTAAGCGTCTGAGTGACTGTAAGTTACGAAAAAATGAATCACGTATAGGTGCGTTTGTTTCCACTTCTCGTATTGGTAATAATTAA